The DNA sequence GATCATTTGCAGCAGCGATAGCTGCCGCTAAAATTGCAGGCTCATGGTCTGTGGCAAATTTGCCAAAAGCGCTTCTTACGAGTGTTGCTTTTGGGATTGGTCAGTATGCAGCAAATCAGCAAGTTGTAGAGCAAGCTGAGGCCCTTAGATTAGAATGTTTAGATACAAAAAACGTTGCAGCTGAATCGGCAAGCTTTATTGGAAGCCGTGTAGAGGCCTTAAGAGTGTCTATGACTCCAGCAATGTCACTAGCAGAAAAACAAGCTCATCAGCATGATGGTTGGTGGGGACTGGCAAAGTATGGCTTTGGTGAGATTTCAACAGCTGTAAATATGCTTACGCTGGCTATTTCAGTGTATTCTATAATGCAAAAAATGGGATCATTTGCTCACGAAGAAAAGCCTGCATATCAACAACAGCATTATCAACAGCAAGTTCAGCCAAAAGCTTTAAGGGCTGGAAAACAAGCTTCGTTGATTTGTTAATTTCAGATTAAATAAAAATTAAAAATTGGTACTTTCGGGTACCAATTTTTTTGTCAAATTCATTATTTCTTGATGCATTGATCAAATAGTTTAGTTTTGGTAGTAATTACTTTTTTTAGCTAATAAATGAGTTTTCTGCCATGCTATTGTTGTTTTTTGCATTTATAGGGGTATTCTTGGCTGTGAGGTATGTTTTTTAGTTTTTAATAATTATGGTATTTATGAAAAGTTTATTGGTGTTCTTGAGAGTAATTTTATTTCCATTTGTTTTTCTCTCTTTAAGCGGTGCATTGTTAGGCTGTTGCAGTTCCGTTGATGAAAGAGCAGAAGCAAAAAAGGCGTTGACAAAGATGGTAATTCGTAAGGATGTCGAGGCTATTAAGATTTTTTTTAAAGACCTGGCAGGCTCTAAAGACGGTAAAGAGTCTGTCGAAACAGTGCTGCACTATGCAACAAGAAATGGATACATGGACTTAATAAGGCCATTAATTGATTTAGGATTTGATATAGAAGCTAAAGATGAGGTTGGTTACACACCTGCACACCACGCAGCATCGTATTACGGTAGATATAATGTACTGGAAGCTCTTTTAAGGGCTGGGGCGAATCCAAATGCATGCAATAAAAATAATGCTACGCCATTGCATCGTGCATCTATAGCTGGAAAAACGAAAGAAATCGAGCTTTTGCTTGTGTATCATGCCAAAATAGAAGCTTGTGATGCAAGTCAAAACACTCCGTTGCATTATGCAGCACATAATGATAGTAATGCTTATTCGGCAATAATTTTATTATCTAATCATGGAGCTAATCCGAATGCTAGATCTAATGATTTAGATACGCCACTTCATGGAGCTGTTAAATTCGGAGGAGCGAAAGCAGTATCTGCTTGCATCGAAGCGAAGACAGATATAAACGCTAAGAATTCTAAGGGCGAAACACCGCTTTATTGCGCCGCTAAAAATGGAAATATTAAGCTTGTTGAATTACTAATTGCTGCTGGGGCCAAAAAGCCTGATCCTGAAACAAATCTTTTGGATCTTCCTGTAAAGACAAGAGGCTTACTGCGGCGATATTAAATGTTTTTTTACACCAAAGAGTTCGCTAATTTCTAAAAGAGTCTTTACGTCCGGTTGCGGATCAAGATGAAGCCGTTGCGGTAAACTAATTTAGTAAGGTTTAGATTAAAAAAGCTCTTTTAATGGAGTTCTTTTTTTTGTCTTAATTTCTCATTAAAATCAGCTATCCATTTATCTAAAGCATCTTTTTTAAAATTATTTTTTTATATTTTGCTTAATTGGTCTTGGAATTATTTGTTTTGATTCTATTTCGTCATCGTCGATCATTGCTAGAAGAGGAAAGAAAAAACATATTAACAGATTGGGTAATGCGTGGAGATATAAAAGCAAAAAAGACCCCCATCAGCGTTTGAGTTATTCGACCCCTATGTGATACTTTGAGGAATTGAAACTGTCAGGAAAAACGGCATGATTCAGTCTCATATCTATAAAACGAGGTCAGGCGCTTTTCAAAAAAAGCCTTTTGTGGTAGGTTTTTTTATATATAATAATCTCAATTGGGGTAATCTATGAAAAAGCTATTTATTAGATCATCATTTATTTTAGTTTCACTGGTATCTGTTTGTGCAGCAAAAGAAAGTTTGACAACAAAGCCAGTATGCAAGCTTGATTTAT is a window from the Candidatus Dependentiae bacterium genome containing:
- a CDS encoding ankyrin repeat domain-containing protein yields the protein MKSLLVFLRVILFPFVFLSLSGALLGCCSSVDERAEAKKALTKMVIRKDVEAIKIFFKDLAGSKDGKESVETVLHYATRNGYMDLIRPLIDLGFDIEAKDEVGYTPAHHAASYYGRYNVLEALLRAGANPNACNKNNATPLHRASIAGKTKEIELLLVYHAKIEACDASQNTPLHYAAHNDSNAYSAIILLSNHGANPNARSNDLDTPLHGAVKFGGAKAVSACIEAKTDINAKNSKGETPLYCAAKNGNIKLVELLIAAGAKKPDPETNLLDLPVKTRGLLRRY